The region TAAGTAGAAGTAGTTGTGGTGCCATGCTTTAGAAGGTGATGAAAAAATGCATCTGCAGTCTGTTTTGGTATATCTATTGAGTTAAATCTTTCTTCACAAGGAAAAACTAATTTATTCAACCATGTTAACAGATTATTGTCTGAAAGTCCCATCAAAGGCAATTGTGACAGGTGGTTATGTATATCAATAAATCCCGGACAAATTATTCTATCAGAGAAATCGTAGAATGGAAAACTTTTATATTTTTTTCTAGGGTTATCGGAAGTAACTTCTAATATATTGCCTTGTTCAGAGGTCACGAGGTATCCATGAACTATGAATAAAATTTCGCCCTTTGATATTGGAGATAAAATCGTTCCTTTAAATATTGCACGCATTTTTTAGTTTATAATTTCAAATAGATGAACTCGTATTAGTGTAGCAAGTTGAGGCTTCCCGCCCGTCTGGGGCCAAGACTGAATGAAATCGGGGGGACTGATAGACTGAAGCCAGGTTAGATTTAGTCCCCTTTTTGTGCTTTTTTCTCCTCTTCACGAATTCTGATTATTGTCTCACCTGGTTTTATTAATCCTAACTCTCTTGCCTTTTTCTCTATAACTTTTTCATCCTTATTTTCTAATTTGTTTCTTTCAATCTTCAATTTCTTTGCTTGTTTTTTATATACTTCTATTAAATTTTGTTTTTGCTTAATTTTGACATCACTCGTTATTATTTTTATCAAGCTATATTTATCAAAGAAAAGAAACCAAATCAATGCAATAACTAT is a window of Candidatus Cloacimonadota bacterium DNA encoding:
- a CDS encoding septum formation initiator family protein; protein product: MRRKKKKNLRIILIIIVIALIWFLFFDKYSLIKIITSDVKIKQKQNLIEVYKKQAKKLKIERNKLENKDEKVIEKKARELGLIKPGETIIRIREEEKKAQKGD